The following proteins come from a genomic window of Campylobacter coli 76339:
- a CDS encoding Polyribonucleotide nucleotidyltransferase, producing MLNIFKSLTNLLYGKKGQIMQYSIEINGNLEVFDIDKVAKQAAGAVLMRQGKSVVLATVAREEKPVEEDFLPLTVQYIEKAYAAGKIPGGYVKRETKPSDAETLTARIIDRSLRPLFPKGYAYPTQIVVMVLSADPQVDLQVMSLNAASVALYLSDIPMKAPVCGVRIGRIEEKFVLNPNNEELKNSTLDLYVAGVKDELLMIEMRALPNQKEDEIFIEAPYADVLTQTTSQSMNELSEDEILEALSLAQKAILNGSNAYEEAFSKHKKLSDLNFKDEIENFELLAFIENNFHDQIAQAINQMAKSERASELNKIAEKILNFESTTKWDEESILNALAKVKHKIVRSQILNTKKRADGRNLNEVRPIAIETNILPNAHGSCLFTRGQTQALVVTTLGSENDAQMVDVLTEKNPINERFMVNYNFPGFSVGEASPIKAPGRRELGHGNLAKRALYPSIDENYPYVIRLVSEILESNGSSSMATVCGGSLALRAAGVPSLKLVAGVAMGLIFEGDQYAILTDIMGLEDHDGDMDFKVAGSKDGITALQMDIKLGGIDQKILKEALYQAKEGRIHILNIMEEALKEIVVNEEVLPKLELFNVDPSKIVDIIGQAGKTIKEIIEKFGVSIDLDREKGEVKIAGNENEQIKAAKDYIINITSSQKNNKKGFKEKDLSSFEIGEEFEGKVKKITNFGAFIELKNGIDGLLHNSKSKNLNLSENQILKVKVSEIKNGKISVDLCE from the coding sequence TTGCTAAATATTTTTAAAAGTTTGACAAATTTATTATATGGAAAAAAAGGACAAATTATGCAATACAGTATAGAAATCAATGGTAATTTAGAAGTATTTGATATAGATAAAGTAGCAAAACAAGCTGCAGGAGCTGTACTTATGCGACAAGGAAAGAGTGTCGTTTTAGCCACAGTAGCAAGAGAAGAAAAGCCTGTTGAAGAAGACTTTTTACCTTTAACCGTTCAATATATAGAAAAAGCTTACGCAGCAGGAAAAATCCCAGGTGGATATGTTAAAAGAGAAACCAAACCAAGCGATGCAGAAACCTTAACTGCACGCATCATAGACAGAAGCTTGCGTCCGCTTTTTCCAAAAGGATATGCTTACCCAACACAAATTGTCGTAATGGTTCTTTCTGCTGATCCACAAGTTGATCTACAAGTTATGAGCCTAAATGCAGCAAGCGTAGCACTTTACCTTAGTGATATTCCTATGAAAGCTCCTGTTTGTGGAGTTCGCATAGGACGCATAGAAGAAAAATTTGTCCTAAATCCAAACAATGAAGAACTTAAAAATAGCACCCTTGATCTTTATGTAGCAGGTGTTAAAGACGAACTTTTAATGATAGAAATGCGTGCTTTACCTAATCAAAAAGAGGATGAAATCTTTATCGAAGCACCTTATGCAGATGTTTTAACTCAAACAACTTCACAAAGCATGAATGAACTTAGCGAAGATGAAATTTTAGAAGCACTAAGCCTAGCTCAAAAAGCTATATTGAATGGCTCTAATGCTTACGAAGAGGCTTTTTCTAAACATAAAAAATTAAGCGATTTAAATTTCAAAGATGAAATAGAAAATTTCGAACTTCTCGCTTTTATAGAAAATAATTTTCACGATCAAATCGCACAAGCTATCAATCAAATGGCAAAAAGCGAAAGAGCGAGCGAATTAAATAAAATTGCTGAAAAAATATTAAATTTTGAAAGTACAACAAAATGGGACGAAGAAAGCATTTTAAATGCTTTAGCAAAAGTCAAACATAAAATCGTTCGCAGTCAAATTTTAAATACAAAAAAAAGAGCGGATGGTAGAAATTTAAATGAGGTGCGCCCTATCGCCATAGAAACAAATATTTTACCTAATGCGCACGGCTCTTGTCTTTTTACGCGTGGACAAACCCAAGCTTTGGTTGTGACAACTTTAGGCAGTGAAAATGATGCACAAATGGTTGATGTGTTAACCGAAAAAAATCCTATCAATGAACGCTTTATGGTTAATTATAATTTTCCAGGCTTTTCAGTAGGTGAAGCAAGTCCTATCAAAGCACCCGGAAGAAGAGAGTTAGGACATGGAAATTTAGCTAAAAGAGCTCTTTATCCAAGTATAGATGAAAATTATCCTTATGTTATCCGTTTGGTAAGTGAAATTTTAGAAAGCAATGGTTCTAGCTCTATGGCAACGGTTTGTGGTGGATCTTTAGCTTTAAGAGCAGCGGGGGTACCTAGCTTAAAACTTGTAGCAGGGGTAGCTATGGGGCTTATTTTTGAAGGCGATCAATATGCCATTTTAACCGATATCATGGGCTTAGAAGATCATGATGGGGATATGGATTTTAAAGTAGCAGGTAGTAAAGACGGTATCACAGCCTTACAGATGGATATTAAATTGGGCGGTATTGATCAAAAAATACTCAAAGAAGCCTTGTATCAAGCTAAAGAAGGTAGAATTCATATCTTAAACATCATGGAAGAAGCACTTAAGGAAATTGTTGTTAATGAAGAGGTATTGCCAAAACTCGAACTTTTCAATGTTGATCCTTCAAAAATAGTCGATATTATAGGCCAAGCTGGAAAAACCATCAAAGAAATTATTGAAAAATTTGGCGTTTCTATAGATTTGGATCGTGAAAAGGGTGAAGTAAAAATTGCGGGCAATGAAAACGAACAAATCAAAGCTGCAAAAGATTATATTATCAATATCACGAGTTCTCAAAAAAACAATAAAAAAGGCTTTAAAGAAAAAGATCTATCAAGCTTTGAAATCGGCGAAGAATTTGAGGGAAAAGTCAAAAAAATCACAAATTTTGGAGCTTTTATAGAACTTAAAAATGGAATCGATGGTTTGCTTCATAATTCTAAAAGTAAAAATCTCAATTTAAGCGAAAATCAAATTTTAAAAGTAAAAGTCAGTGAGATTAAAAACGGTAAAATCTCTGTGGATTTATGTGAGTGA